The stretch of DNA CCGTCCGCGGCACCGCCGCGGATCCGTTCGGCAAGGCTGCCGCCGTAGGCGAACTCCTCGACGAGGAACGGGCGCCCGGCCCACGCGTTGCCGCCAGGGACTACGCCTTCCGCGACGAACCGGACAATAGCCGGGTGGTCCAGGGACGCAAGGACCTTCGCCTCTGCGTGGATCCGTTCAGCCTGGGGCGTTCCCGGCCCCTCCGCCACCTTGAGGGCAACGGGCCTCCCGTCGGACAAGTCGGTGCCTCGGAAAACCGTAGCCGTGGCGCCCCGGCCCAGCCGCTCGTGAACGAGGAAGCGGCCCTCGGTTGCGCCCCGGACGGGGAGCACCTTGGAGCTGAGGCCGGATGTTCCATCGGCGGCCGGGTTTTTGGCGGGTACCGGCTTCCCGGCGAGCGCCGGCTGTCTGGCGGGAACCGCGAGCGTCGTGGGCGCCGGGTTGTGGGCGAGCGCCGCAGGCGCTGCGAGCTGTGTGAGGCTCAACGGCTAAGTTCAGTCAGTGCCACGGGTGTGCGGACGACGCCGTCGAGCTGGAAGCCGCAACGGCAGCACCACACCGGAGGCAGTTCCGCGGCTCGGGTGTCGAACGAATAGACAGAGAGGGCCACCGGGGCCGGCGTTCGCCACTCCATCGGGGCGCCGCAATGGCTCGGAGCCGCCTGGGCCGGGGCCGTCAGGGCGGTCAGGGCCGGCGCGGGGACCCCGGGAGCCGGGGCCAGCTCAGCGACGGCTCCGTCGCACAATCGAATATCAGACATAAGTAGTAAGCATACATATAAATAGGTGGGCTAACTAGTTGCGCCGGCCTGCTAGGGGCGCTGGCTACTGTTCTGCGTCCGGTCCGGAAACAGCGGCACGCATCCGGTGGAGGAAGTCGATCACGACTCGCGCCTCGGGTGCACTGAGCTCCTCGGCCACGCCCATCATCTTGGAGTGCAACGCGCCCAGGGCCGCCCAGACCTCCGAGTCCGCGGCTACGGT from Arthrobacter sp. B3I9 encodes:
- a CDS encoding serine/threonine-protein kinase, encoding MSLTQLAAPAALAHNPAPTTLAVPARQPALAGKPVPAKNPAADGTSGLSSKVLPVRGATEGRFLVHERLGRGATATVFRGTDLSDGRPVALKVAEGPGTPQAERIHAEAKVLASLDHPAIVRFVAEGVVPGGNAWAGRPFLVEEFAYGGSLAERIRGGAADGGEVARWGAAALSGLAHVHSRGMVHRDIKPANILLSELRRSPVRIADFGISTPAGSALEPGDSSGTVHYMSPEQAAGRQSGTPGDVYSLGLVLLECLTGVKAFTGAPVESLVARTLRDPEIPVRLGASWVALLRSMTAMDPAARPTAAAAHAKAQKLLRRR